TCTGATCCTATCAGtccttttataaatttcgATCATATCAATTGTGATTTGTGAAGTTCCTGAAAATACATGAAATGTCGAGATTAAAACCGGAGTAAGGTGTGCTTAACTTATAATACAGTAATCTGAAATCCGCCCCGTAGTTAGGATCAAAGCGAGTGCATTAGGATCAGTTGGTTGATTATGGTCAGTGACCtcattgagaaaaaataaaaatgtcgAGAAAATAAATCTGCATTTGAAAATGgaaattgagaatttttttatattccctatatcaattaatatttttatattttaaaaagaaaatataaatatttttttcgagAAAACTATCCATTTAGTCCTATATGTTTActcacttttctatttttgttcttcttctatttgcttttctatttttgtcctTTACATTAcgttgtttttttgtttttgtcctTCCGTCAACTTTGCTAAGTTGAATACTTCTGGAGGCAATATAAATGACACATagccattttttatttcattcaaaattgaaaaagccaaaaaaataaaaataaaaataaaaattgaagaactaAGAACATGAACTGCTTCGCAATATTACAGCCTCTTCTTTCTCCCGTCCTATACCAAAGTAACTGAGGAGTCTAACTTTAGTACCTTTGCCTTCCAGCTCTCCTTTGTTTAGTCTTCTGATCATGTAAAAGGGAAGttcgattttttattttctgagtTCTaacacaaaatatttaaaaattttataaactcCAAGAGAAAGGCTCGTACGACCATAGGAGTGAATGAGATGATGAAGATTGAACAGGAGGTGAGGATTCTAGTTATAATCGGGCAAATCGTCTTCGAATTAATTCGTCTACCAGATAAATATGCACTAGGCGTAAAAAGGAGAGTGCAGAAGCAAGATTTGGGATTTTCTTGATTAAATtagatttttaataatttgatgATTTTACAAGCTGGTTTCCATTAGACTTTCAATTAAATTGGATTCGGGAAAATTGATTTGCATGGACTACATcacgaagaggaagaagagatgcCGCCACTGTTGTTCACCTTCTTTCTTGGTTcatcgtttttcttttttcttttttgacttttaaaattttagttaaCACAAATTCAAATGAGATAAAATGTTAAAAGTTAAACGACTATTTTAGAACCAATTTCACTTTTAATACTATCAAGtgattgattatttatttatttattgaaaactAGTTTTGCTCGATCTGATTCAAGTGGAACAAATGAATAATAGCTGATATGTTATTGATAGAGCACCCATGGGAAGCCAACTCACCAAAGTTAACGGAAAATTAACGGCAGGATAAAAACATGAAAGCCTCGTAACGTACgtgatgaaaatagaaaaaaaaaaacggaatTAGAAAAGTGAGTAATGTACAGggtgaaaatagaaaaaaaaatagggaaAGGATCGAATTAGAAAAAGTAAGAAAAGGTATAATAATGACTAAATGAATAATTTTCCCTATTTTTGGCCATTGACAGGCAAGGAGGGAATAGACTAGGACTTTGTATTGTTCTTCCCGCCCGGAGATGCTCCGATGTCGCCGGCGATGGAGATCAAGCTCTCTCGGGCAAGCCGCGTCTATCGCCCTTCTgtagtctctctctctcgctctctccctctccctctctcttcctgCAATGGATCCTCTGCTGACGATTATGATGCCCACTTCAGGAACCTCTGGAAGGCAAAATCATCGTGAAGTCCACCTCCTCAGTCTCTCACTACGGCATCCGCCTCACCGTCAATGGATCCGTCAGCATGAAGGTTAGCTTTGAATTCTGTGCCTCTCTGTTTGATCACGCGGAAGGATGAGGTCCGAGTGGAGGAGCACTTAACTGCGGTGTTCCGTTGATTTCCCCTGTTTTCAGGTGCGTGGAGGATCGGCGGGGATCATCGAGTCCCTCGTTGGTGCCGTTAAGCCTATCACCATTGTGTAAGAGTTCTGCTTATGCTCTCAATTCCGATAACTCGACGAACTTCAGTGCTCGAAGTTGAGCATACTGAAAAGTTGAATCTTTTCATTTGCTCTGATTGTGATTCTGGAACAGGAGTAAGAGCATTGAAGTTAAACCTTCCGGGAAGATCGCATCGGGCACAACCGAGGTAGTGTATCTAGTAAAAGGATTATATAAAAACTCCTTATCATTTGGGATAGTTTAATCCAGACTGCTGTTTCTGACAATGAATCAGCGTACGAGAATGATGCTTCAATTCTAATGTAGTTCAACTTGCGAACATGTATGTGTATAATTGCACGAAATGCTCTCTTTTCTGGTTTCTTTGTTGTGGTTTGCTCGGTGTATGTTGTATTCGTGCTCGACTGTGTCTTTTTGGTTATCGCCACAGTTTTTTGCCTCTTATTTAGTCAAATGGAACTTATAATTGTTTAGGAAGTGATTGTAGCTCTTGACTGCAGATACCATTTTCCATGATGATCAGACAGTCGGGAGATGACAATCACGAAAGATTTTATGAGACATTTCATGGAGCTAATATCAGTATCCAGGTAAATGCTGATCATTTTGGGCCACCATTTTACTCTCGTGTGTCGCATTACTGGACCAATGATTCATTGAGAGTAAGATGAATCGTATGATCACTAGAATTATCCTGTTTGTGATTCGTTGTCGTGCTGCATCATTAGAGTTTGCGATTTTCCAGTTTGCCTGTTATAGCACACTGCCAATGCAATGTTCGTCCCTACTTCCCTCTATGAATTTGCTGAGAATTTTTCTGAGGATCCCATAGTTTCGGGGATCTCGTTTTTATGATGCTTGAAATAGCTATAACAGTGAATCTTGTCGTGATGTGCTTAATAAATTTTGTGACAGTATTTGTTAACTGCAGATGTGATGAGAGGTTACCTCCATAAACCCCTCTCCACAACGATGGAGTTCATCGTTGAAAGTGATAAaggtataatttatttttccttcattCAATAGCAACTATAAATATAGAAGTAAATACTCTTCCAGTGCTTATGTTACTTTCTCTTTCTCAGCTGAGCTCCTCGAGCGACCGGTTTCTCCTGAGATGGTCATTTTCTACATTACTCAAGATACTCAGAAACACCCACTACTTCCTGAGCTGAAGGCAGGTCTGGGTTCTTTTATTCTCTCCCTTCTGTTCGGTTATCCTTATTTAGATTCTAATGATCGTTGAATCATAAATCTAGATTTGTCTGTCTTCTTGCAAAAGCTGTCTCATGAAAGTGCAGCAGCTGGTTCATTTCAAGAATTTCAGCTTTAGTAGACATTTAAACATGGTTCCTGCATATAATTATTGTGGGGCAACTGAAATTCTGATGAGATAACTGCCTGCAGGTGGTTTCCGAGTGACAGGAAGAATACCCACCCTGTGCTCTCTCTCTGATCCCATCAGTGGTGAGCTTGTCGTGGAAACATCTGTTGTACCAATACAATCCATCGACGTCCATCTCCTTCGTATCGAATCGATTCTTTCCGGGGAGAGAATTGTCACCGAGACATCTCTAGTACAGAGTACACAGGCATGCAACGATCTTCTCTCCCATATACGTTACATGTCTCACAGGTCTTTTAGCTCATGCCTTTCCTACTTCTTACCAGATAGCTGATGGAGATGTCTGCCGTAATATGACTCTACCCATATATGTTATTCTCCCTCGTCTTTTAACTTGCCCAACTTCTCTTGCCGGGTACATAACATCTGTTTCTGATTTCTCTTCCATCAGCTTCATATTGACCGAAAATGGTGTTTTCACTTCTCTTTGGAGTTCTTACGATCTACTGACTCTCGCTCCTTtttattccatttttcttGTCAGGCCATTCTCGATTGAGTTTAAAGCCTCCATAGTCATTACTTTTGAGTCGCAGCTATCCAAGACGCATCCGAAATCTGACCCCAGAACTCCTCGACTATGGGTAAAGAATCTTACCCTGTTTGTATAATAGCTAAAGCTAATTCTGTGCTATTTCTGTACTTTGACTAACTTCTCACTCAACCGCAGATGGCAATGGAGACTCTTCCGCTAGAGCTTATTCGGACAAGATGAATTCCTCTTTCAAGTGCTCATAGGCAAGACCGTGTTGTAGGTCCATGGACGTGCCTATCTGATTCGGACAAGAATCATTATTTCAAAGGCTCCTACACAAGTTCTGTAGTCTTCACATGCCACTTTTGTCCGTCACATCTGTGTTCTGCTTTCATCTCGACGTCACGAGCAATAGAACATCTGTACTATAACTTTTTCCATGTTCTTCCTCATATTTTCCTTCCAATTTTTTCCCTACCATTGCCATTACTTCTGATTTACCTGAGAACTTCTCAAGAAGTGAGTCTTACCGCCGAAAAACCTCGAGAACCAAACataaaaatcataaacatCTTATTAACAAAGGTACTTATTGCTTTGAGATGTACCACATCAATATCAAAGTAGCATGATGAAAAATTGTCCTCACGAGAGAGACAGGGCAACCTCTTTCATTCCACAGAGAATTCATAGAGCATAGTGTGCTTGTACTTTTCCCCGGGCCGGACCACAATGGATGGGAAGTTTGGTTGATTAATTGCATTTGGGAACCCCTGGGTCTCCAGACAGACGGCGGCGTGCTTGTTATAGACAGCCCCACCTTTGCCCGTGATCCCGTTCACGTAGTTTGCAGTGTAAAACTGCATGCCCGGGGAATTCGTCCACAGGTTAAGGACCCTGGAGCTCGAGGGATCCCTCAGCCTTACTGCATGCCTGAGACCTTCCTTCTCTTCCCCACAGTCCAGCACGTAGTTATGGTCATATCCTAAGCCAGGGACCTCCTGGATTGAGGCCCCAATCTTCTTCTCAGTGGTGAAGTCAAAGGGGGTGCCTTTGACCGGCATTATCTCGCCGGTCGGGACCGTGTTCTGATCCACAGGGGTGATGTGGTTGGCCCATATTTGAGCTGAGTGATCAAGGATGGTTCCAGAGCTATGGCCTGCTAGGTTCCAGTAGGTGTGCTGTGCCAGGTTGATTGGAGTTGGCTTGTTCTGTGGGACTGCTTCCATGTCGAGCCTCAGAGTCGTGCTTGAAGTGAGGGAATAAGTGGCCCTTACCAAAACATCTCCTGGGAAGCCTATCAAGAGGAGACATCGGAAATTGTCAGAAGAACTGTCGAGAACGAGAAAGAGGAAGGAGAAAGGGGTGAAGCGTACCTTCTTCTCCATCACGACTGTGATAGGTGAAAGTAAAGGAAGGATTTTCGCCTCCTTTTTGTTCAGATACCTCCCAGATCACCTTATCAAAACCTTTGTGCCCACCTATAGAAAGGGACACGGAAATGTACGAAGATTTAGTGAGAAAAAGTTCATCACTTAAAAGATCAACAATCTCAGCTATGGAAAAGCACGCTAATTTGTTACAGTGACAGCATTCTTGGGTCGATTTTCTCGTTAGAAGTAACACTTCATCTCCAAGAGAAGAtagaattcatgcattttgaaAGAGCAATCTAATTACCTTGGACTCCTAAAAAATCTGTTTTGCTAATCTCAGACAATGGGCAGCATATTAAGATAGGACTCTAAATTCAACTCCGACAACAGCTCacgagaagaaaaaaagaagtacGTTCCATCACTATTCTAGTTGGAAGCACAGTCATTGTATACTTGTACACAATGCACGAGATATCTCACTGACCAAATAGATTGCTTAAAGAGGCCAAGACTAGACCCAGAGGCTGATAAAGCAAGTCAAGGAGATCTACTCTGTGCACTCCTATTCCAAGGGAAGAATGGACAGACCAAGTTTCACGAATGAACATGAGAAACAgaataaatacataaataacATCGTATTCTAATATTCAGGACcaacttttcttcttcttcatgatCAGATAAACCTTCATCTGCCAAGATACTAGTTATATAGAGGCTGAACCAATTCCAGCAATACAACTAGCTAAGAGGATTCACACAatgcaataaaaatacactTATGAAGACGCAGAGCTCCATGTCCTAGGCAGATTAATCTCAAATGCGATTCAAAAGGCTTCGGGAAACTCAAGCATTATCATACCATGGAGACTGTTGGGGGGCCTGTTGATCGGCAGAGAGTACTCGATCCCATCGAGAGTGAACTTCCCATCTTTGATTCTGTTCGCAACCCGACCCACAATGCATCCAAAGTAGGGGGCTG
Above is a window of Punica granatum isolate Tunisia-2019 chromosome 7, ASM765513v2, whole genome shotgun sequence DNA encoding:
- the LOC116213485 gene encoding vacuolar protein sorting-associated protein 26C isoform X1 — translated: MSPAMEIKLSRASRVYRPSVEPLEGKIIVKSTSSVSHYGIRLTVNGSVSMKVRGGSAGIIESLVGAVKPITIVSKSIEVKPSGKIASGTTEIPFSMMIRQSGDDNHERFYETFHGANISIQYLLTADVMRGYLHKPLSTTMEFIVESDKAELLERPVSPEMVIFYITQDTQKHPLLPELKAGGFRVTGRIPTLCSLSDPISGELVVETSVVPIQSIDVHLLRIESILSGERIVTETSLVQSTQIADGDVCRNMTLPIYVILPRLLTCPTSLAGPFSIEFKASIVITFESQLSKTHPKSDPRTPRLWMAMETLPLELIRTR
- the LOC116213485 gene encoding vacuolar protein sorting-associated protein 26C isoform X2, giving the protein MSPAMEIKLSRASRVYRPSEPLEGKIIVKSTSSVSHYGIRLTVNGSVSMKVRGGSAGIIESLVGAVKPITIVSKSIEVKPSGKIASGTTEIPFSMMIRQSGDDNHERFYETFHGANISIQYLLTADVMRGYLHKPLSTTMEFIVESDKAELLERPVSPEMVIFYITQDTQKHPLLPELKAGGFRVTGRIPTLCSLSDPISGELVVETSVVPIQSIDVHLLRIESILSGERIVTETSLVQSTQIADGDVCRNMTLPIYVILPRLLTCPTSLAGPFSIEFKASIVITFESQLSKTHPKSDPRTPRLWMAMETLPLELIRTR
- the LOC116213484 gene encoding aldose 1-epimerase, which produces MAMADQTKEPQLFELSNGSMHVKITNLGCTITSLTVPGKDGQLADLVLGFDTLEPYVKGAAPYFGCIVGRVANRIKDGKFTLDGIEYSLPINRPPNSLHGGHKGFDKVIWEVSEQKGGENPSFTFTYHSRDGEEGFPGDVLVRATYSLTSSTTLRLDMEAVPQNKPTPINLAQHTYWNLAGHSSGTILDHSAQIWANHITPVDQNTVPTGEIMPVKGTPFDFTTEKKIGASIQEVPGLGYDHNYVLDCGEEKEGLRHAVRLRDPSSSRVLNLWTNSPGMQFYTANYVNGITGKGGAVYNKHAAVCLETQGFPNAINQPNFPSIVVRPGEKYKHTMLYEFSVE